A genomic segment from Saprospiraceae bacterium encodes:
- a CDS encoding S8 family serine peptidase has product MAALMHSQSLNYKQGELIVQLAPGVDFSSLKSQATWKRAKSALSLVQPIRKLGPVWNLWLLKFDYSQYNETALINQLRQIPEILNAQRNHLIQERLIPNDPFFNRQWHHLNDGSNGRNPEADFDSEKAWDLTTGGYTENGDTIVICVIDDGVDWFHEDLFDNLWLNLKEINANGIDDDLNGYVDDFHGWNTYTNNDVFELGKHGTPVMGLIGARGNNLKGISGVNWNVKIMVVAGGGDEANALESYAYPFLFRRQYNQSNGKQGAFVVATNSSWGADNARPEDAPLWCAIYDSLGSVGILNVASTTNQNVDVDIEGDLPTTCESDYLLTVTNMDDLDKKDNNSGYGKKSIDIGAYGESVYTTYINNTYRTFSGTSAACPQVSGAVGLIYSLPCTNLAALTKSNPAQAALEVKQIIINSAKQNDDLINITVSGGVMNLFQSLLHASPIYLAHQGLNSLLLAWETTTIYPISVRFRIKDKTSWVDTLIYDGNQLLLDHLEPCTEYELQIKNACQRYESFYSPIRIYKTAGCCESPYDFRIVTKTDHDVKLKFRDPSGAGQITALLRLNGTQKWDTFIVKPINDLFSLENLKSCAQYELRCYSFCNNRPSPLSNVLLINTDGCQQCGDLDYCKRFRPSSSLEWLHSITIDNILYVSGNNAGYGNFIGSNQSYVFEKGTNHSVNFKAGYLSDSSQVVVAAWIDFNQDGFFDSAENFADPTEKFIYSKSYNLPIPLNAKTGLTRMRICMKYAEVSDATPLACFQSIEFGEYEDYCVWINEGPCEAIQSIVPNSISQTNASFTAIMTNPRQVAFAYRKLYDAEWNYGNGDSRDVQLKNLDSCSLYEIQIQTQCNEFLTSPAILTFRTPGTGCIIKNKDLVNNTLKVFPNPFSNDLFLENPEHQFINAIQYFKMDGSQVKYQNINSNDGLINIQTELNPGMYWLCVHLSNTNYRIIKVVRE; this is encoded by the coding sequence ATGGCTGCTCTAATGCATTCCCAGTCCTTAAATTATAAGCAAGGTGAGCTCATTGTGCAACTTGCTCCCGGGGTGGATTTTAGTAGTTTAAAGTCTCAGGCAACTTGGAAAAGGGCAAAATCTGCATTGAGCTTGGTACAGCCAATAAGAAAATTAGGTCCGGTTTGGAATTTATGGCTTTTGAAATTTGATTACAGTCAGTATAATGAAACAGCTCTGATCAATCAATTACGACAGATTCCTGAGATTTTAAATGCTCAAAGAAATCATTTAATTCAGGAACGCCTGATTCCAAACGATCCTTTTTTTAACAGGCAGTGGCATCATTTAAATGACGGTTCAAATGGACGAAACCCAGAAGCTGATTTTGATTCTGAAAAAGCCTGGGATCTGACCACCGGCGGATATACCGAAAATGGGGATACCATTGTCATTTGTGTGATTGATGATGGTGTTGATTGGTTTCATGAGGACCTTTTTGACAATCTTTGGCTCAACTTAAAGGAAATAAATGCCAATGGTATAGACGATGACTTAAATGGATATGTTGATGATTTTCATGGTTGGAACACCTACACAAACAACGATGTGTTTGAATTAGGGAAACATGGAACCCCTGTAATGGGTCTCATCGGAGCTCGAGGTAATAATCTGAAAGGAATCAGTGGTGTAAATTGGAATGTTAAAATCATGGTGGTTGCCGGAGGTGGAGATGAAGCCAATGCGCTGGAATCCTATGCGTACCCATTTTTATTTCGTCGTCAATACAATCAATCAAATGGTAAACAAGGCGCTTTTGTCGTGGCTACCAATTCATCCTGGGGTGCCGACAATGCACGACCTGAAGATGCTCCTTTATGGTGTGCTATTTATGACAGTTTGGGGAGTGTAGGCATTCTAAATGTTGCATCCACTACCAACCAAAATGTTGATGTTGACATTGAAGGGGATTTGCCGACAACTTGCGAAAGCGATTACCTACTTACGGTTACCAACATGGATGATCTCGATAAAAAAGATAATAATTCCGGATACGGAAAAAAATCAATTGACATTGGCGCTTATGGTGAATCGGTTTACACGACGTACATAAACAATACCTACAGAACCTTTAGTGGTACCAGTGCAGCCTGTCCACAGGTAAGCGGGGCTGTTGGATTAATTTATTCTCTTCCTTGTACCAATTTGGCTGCTTTGACAAAATCAAATCCTGCTCAAGCGGCTTTGGAGGTAAAACAAATAATCATCAACTCGGCAAAGCAGAATGATGATTTGATCAATATCACCGTTTCAGGAGGCGTAATGAATTTATTCCAAAGTCTTTTGCATGCCAGTCCCATTTACCTTGCCCATCAAGGCTTGAATTCTTTATTATTAGCTTGGGAAACAACTACGATCTATCCCATTAGCGTACGCTTTCGGATTAAAGACAAAACCAGTTGGGTTGACACGCTTATATATGACGGAAATCAGCTGCTATTGGATCATTTAGAGCCTTGTACCGAATATGAATTACAAATAAAAAATGCTTGCCAACGCTATGAATCCTTTTATTCACCCATTCGGATCTATAAAACAGCAGGTTGTTGTGAATCACCATATGATTTCAGAATTGTCACAAAAACAGATCATGATGTCAAACTGAAATTTCGTGATCCAAGTGGGGCAGGTCAGATTACAGCATTACTCCGATTAAATGGCACGCAAAAATGGGATACGTTTATTGTCAAGCCAATAAATGATTTATTCTCTTTGGAGAACCTTAAATCTTGTGCTCAGTATGAATTGCGATGTTATAGTTTTTGCAATAATCGTCCCAGTCCTTTAAGTAATGTGTTGCTTATCAATACGGACGGTTGTCAACAATGCGGTGACCTTGATTACTGCAAAAGATTCAGGCCATCCAGCAGCCTTGAGTGGCTGCATTCAATTACAATAGATAATATCCTTTATGTCAGCGGAAATAATGCTGGTTATGGAAATTTTATTGGTAGTAACCAGTCATATGTTTTTGAAAAGGGAACAAACCATTCTGTTAATTTTAAAGCAGGCTATCTGAGCGATAGCAGTCAGGTAGTTGTTGCAGCATGGATTGATTTTAATCAAGATGGATTTTTTGATTCGGCGGAAAATTTTGCAGATCCTACTGAGAAATTTATTTATTCAAAATCTTATAATTTACCAATTCCATTGAATGCAAAGACTGGCTTAACCCGCATGAGAATTTGCATGAAATATGCAGAAGTATCTGATGCTACTCCGCTCGCTTGTTTTCAATCTATAGAATTTGGTGAGTATGAAGATTATTGTGTCTGGATCAATGAGGGACCTTGTGAAGCAATTCAATCAATTGTTCCAAATTCTATTAGTCAAACTAATGCATCTTTTACAGCCATCATGACTAACCCAAGGCAGGTTGCCTTTGCTTACCGTAAATTGTATGATGCTGAGTGGAACTATGGCAATGGAGATTCAAGGGATGTTCAATTAAAGAATCTGGACAGTTGCAGTTTATATGAAATTCAAATTCAAACGCAATGCAATGAATTTTTAACATCGCCTGCTATTTTAACATTCAGAACACCAGGTACAGGATGTATCATTAAAAACAAGGATTTGGTTAATAATACTTTGAAAGTGTTTCCGAATCCTTTTAGCAATGACTTATTCTTGGAAAATCCTGAACACCAATTTATAAATGCAATTCAGTATTTTAAAATGGATGGCTCGCAGGTAAAGTACCAAAATATTAATTCAAATGATGGCCTGATAAATATTCAAACTGAATTAAATCCAGGCATGTATTGGCTTTGTGTCCATCTTTCTAATACGAATTACCGAATCATCAAAGTTGTACGTGAATAA
- a CDS encoding SPOR domain-containing protein, translated as MKKIILISLGLILVSPLSDLVSQNSDLKKPNQTLTVKKQETASKPIEAELKAMAVPAQLTPKAAKSTTAIPESEVRQTKQTSIIDESSTGSNAMQELVGVSLMATDKILLFDDPAISGKPDAQANKLYFVQITALSKFTDKMTDRFSKYAAYGDVYKVDADGATKIRIGSFQDVNEAIAVLNLLKKNGLKDAFIVADILDTGRSTMLFKSTASAPKATPNTEAPNTKTTNFEDGKYKIRVSEYKAPDWFDVSKINDLGNIEHWTKGGWTIIVLGNYQTEQTAKDVMDKLKTRGFKEAYIVVEENGKLYRQ; from the coding sequence ATGAAAAAAATTATTCTTATTTCATTGGGATTGATACTCGTCAGTCCACTTTCTGATCTCGTTTCCCAGAATAGTGACCTCAAGAAGCCGAATCAGACTTTAACGGTCAAAAAGCAAGAAACCGCATCAAAGCCGATAGAAGCTGAACTAAAAGCAATGGCTGTTCCAGCACAATTAACACCAAAGGCAGCTAAAAGCACAACAGCAATTCCTGAATCTGAAGTTCGTCAAACAAAACAAACTTCCATTATCGATGAAAGCAGCACTGGATCGAATGCCATGCAAGAATTAGTCGGTGTGAGCCTCATGGCAACTGATAAAATACTATTATTTGATGACCCCGCTATTTCAGGTAAGCCCGATGCACAGGCTAATAAACTGTATTTTGTTCAAATTACAGCGCTCAGTAAGTTTACTGATAAAATGACGGATCGATTTAGTAAGTACGCTGCATATGGAGATGTATACAAAGTGGATGCAGATGGAGCTACAAAAATTCGCATTGGTAGTTTTCAAGACGTCAATGAAGCCATTGCCGTGTTAAATCTTCTAAAGAAAAATGGATTAAAAGATGCTTTCATCGTAGCCGATATTCTGGATACAGGAAGATCCACGATGTTATTTAAATCTACTGCCTCTGCTCCGAAAGCTACTCCTAATACGGAAGCTCCTAATACTAAAACAACTAATTTTGAAGATGGAAAATACAAAATTCGGGTTTCTGAATACAAGGCACCAGATTGGTTTGATGTCAGCAAAATAAATGATTTAGGAAATATTGAACATTGGACTAAAGGTGGTTGGACCATTATCGTGTTAGGAAATTATCAAACAGAACAAACAGCAAAAGATGTTATGGATAAATTAAAAACAAGAGGATTTAAAGAAGCCTATATCGTTGTTGAGGAAAATGGAAAACTTTACAGACAATAA
- a CDS encoding DUF1003 domain-containing protein, producing the protein MQDSFKSDLTGKEYSIMERIPASTIRKSIFDLILKDKSDFNQNSCISISELNLYRERFIANTLVQEVDDLADLRENVLHAIKDETSLTDQIEKDDSTLLSPGQRLADLVASFGGSWTFILTFLGFIAIWIVMNIFWFRHQQFDPYPFILLNLILSCIASLQAPIIMMSQNRQEEKDRERSKKDYMINLKSELEIRMLHEKLDHLILHQQRELIEIQKLQIEMMNDIMNKIKS; encoded by the coding sequence ATGCAAGATTCATTTAAATCCGATCTAACGGGAAAAGAGTATTCCATCATGGAACGGATCCCGGCATCCACAATCAGAAAATCAATTTTTGATCTGATACTTAAAGATAAATCCGATTTTAATCAGAATAGTTGCATTTCAATATCTGAATTAAACTTATACCGCGAACGATTTATAGCCAATACCCTGGTTCAGGAAGTGGATGATTTGGCAGACTTGCGTGAAAATGTATTACACGCTATCAAGGATGAAACCAGCTTAACAGATCAAATAGAAAAGGATGACAGTACGCTATTAAGCCCCGGACAGCGCTTAGCCGATTTGGTAGCAAGCTTTGGGGGTAGTTGGACATTCATACTTACATTTTTAGGATTTATAGCCATCTGGATCGTAATGAATATCTTTTGGTTTAGGCACCAGCAATTTGACCCCTATCCGTTTATACTGCTCAATTTAATACTGTCCTGCATTGCTTCTTTGCAGGCACCAATCATCATGATGAGTCAGAACCGTCAAGAAGAAAAGGATCGGGAGCGTTCTAAAAAGGATTACATGATCAATTTAAAATCAGAACTGGAAATTAGAATGTTGCATGAAAAATTAGACCATTTGATATTACACCAACAAAGGGAATTAATAGAAATTCAAAAACTTCAAATAGAAATGATGAATGATATCATGAATAAAATTAAATCCTAA
- a CDS encoding vanadium-dependent haloperoxidase, with amino-acid sequence MKIKQLLSLFLLSASLILFYSSCSKDDDKKSDLANLVSDYDANASLEWNKMFLEIERYAAGYRPGPAPRSLGLMGLACYEALISGMPDYNSIASRYPGLNIPKVKDGTKYHWPTVVHSIYVTMIPKFFPDIKSEVKIRVDGLISSQNAKFLAEAGEETYNASKAFGNEVGLAVWNWSTTDFYGHDHYKDPFGTYDWSAHYRGPGDWKPTVPGPTKPMGAIYGKARTFAITETEKICLPPSAYFMQYSENPNSEYYSQALQVYTKTASNYQTEWIGEFWSDDLLNLTFSPGPRWIAVANQIIQTEKSNLETATVAYVKCGMALSDAAVGAWNSKYIYNVERPVTYILKVIDPNYKPNLDNPLTGDIGFTPPFPAYPSGHSTMGAAAAEALASVFGYAYSMTDRCHENRTEFEGKPRSFGSLYEMALENAWSRVLLGVHWRMDCDEGVNFGTKIGRAVNNLPWKKKQ; translated from the coding sequence ATGAAAATCAAGCAATTATTATCCTTATTTCTTCTTTCCGCAAGTTTGATATTGTTTTACAGCTCTTGTAGTAAAGATGATGACAAAAAATCAGATCTTGCAAATCTTGTTTCTGACTATGATGCAAATGCATCTCTCGAATGGAATAAAATGTTCCTTGAAATTGAGCGCTATGCTGCTGGTTACAGACCTGGTCCAGCTCCAAGATCTTTGGGTTTAATGGGATTGGCATGTTACGAAGCACTAATCAGTGGGATGCCAGATTATAATTCGATTGCAAGTCGATATCCTGGATTGAATATTCCCAAAGTAAAGGATGGTACCAAATACCATTGGCCAACGGTTGTTCACTCGATATACGTTACAATGATTCCTAAGTTTTTCCCCGATATTAAATCAGAAGTTAAAATTCGTGTAGATGGTTTAATCAGCAGCCAGAATGCAAAATTTTTGGCCGAAGCTGGTGAAGAAACCTACAATGCTTCAAAAGCTTTTGGTAATGAAGTAGGTTTGGCTGTATGGAATTGGTCAACAACTGACTTTTATGGACATGATCACTACAAAGATCCATTTGGAACTTACGATTGGTCGGCTCATTACAGAGGTCCTGGAGATTGGAAACCAACTGTTCCTGGACCAACAAAGCCTATGGGCGCCATTTATGGAAAAGCAAGAACCTTTGCAATCACAGAAACTGAGAAAATTTGTTTGCCCCCTTCTGCTTATTTTATGCAATATTCAGAAAATCCAAATTCCGAGTATTATTCTCAAGCTTTACAGGTTTATACCAAAACAGCTTCTAATTATCAAACTGAATGGATAGGTGAATTTTGGAGTGATGATTTGTTAAATCTTACATTCAGCCCCGGACCCCGCTGGATTGCCGTTGCAAACCAAATTATTCAAACTGAAAAATCGAATTTAGAAACTGCTACAGTTGCTTATGTAAAATGTGGTATGGCTTTAAGTGATGCAGCAGTAGGTGCATGGAATTCAAAATATATTTATAATGTAGAACGTCCGGTTACTTATATTTTAAAGGTAATCGACCCAAATTACAAACCAAATTTGGATAATCCTTTAACTGGGGATATTGGCTTTACTCCACCATTTCCAGCTTATCCTTCTGGTCACTCTACAATGGGTGCTGCAGCTGCTGAAGCATTAGCCAGCGTGTTTGGTTATGCATACTCCATGACTGACAGATGTCACGAAAACAGAACTGAATTTGAAGGCAAACCAAGAAGTTTTGGAAGCCTTTATGAAATGGCTCTTGAAAATGCATGGTCACGCGTATTATTGGGTGTACACTGGAGAATGGACTGTGACGAAGGTGTAAACTTTGGTACAAAAATAGGTAGAGCTGTAAACAACCTACCTTGGAAAAAGAAACAATAA
- a CDS encoding response regulator has product MRVLVIEDEFKAIEALKQGFEENQIGVDLAHEGLNGLRLALENDYDVIISDIIMPNLNGIDLVKSLREKNQSTPIILLTALAGANNTVEGLEAGADDYLVKPFEFKELLARVKALSRRGKGRAQANQILIFEDVRMDIDAKEFYRANKKIDLTPKEFALLEYFLRHQGRVISKAEIAEKVWDIHFDTNTNMIEVYINYLRNKMDRPFDKKLIHTIFGAGYIFKLEQ; this is encoded by the coding sequence ATGAGAGTACTTGTAATTGAAGATGAATTTAAAGCTATTGAAGCCCTAAAACAGGGTTTTGAAGAAAATCAGATTGGAGTAGATTTGGCCCATGAAGGCTTAAATGGACTTCGATTGGCCTTGGAAAATGATTACGACGTGATCATCTCTGATATAATTATGCCCAATTTGAATGGAATCGACCTGGTCAAATCGTTACGGGAAAAAAACCAAAGTACCCCAATCATATTGTTAACCGCTCTTGCTGGTGCGAATAATACCGTTGAAGGCCTGGAAGCCGGAGCAGATGATTATTTAGTTAAACCGTTTGAATTCAAAGAGTTACTTGCCCGGGTGAAAGCACTATCCCGAAGGGGCAAAGGAAGGGCACAGGCCAATCAAATTTTAATTTTCGAGGATGTGCGGATGGACATCGATGCCAAAGAATTTTACAGGGCAAACAAGAAAATCGACCTGACTCCTAAGGAATTTGCACTACTAGAATACTTTTTGAGACATCAAGGTCGCGTAATCTCTAAAGCCGAAATTGCAGAAAAGGTCTGGGATATTCACTTTGATACCAATACCAATATGATCGAAGTTTACATTAATTATTTACGAAACAAAATGGACAGACCTTTTGATAAGAAGCTGATACACACTATATTTGGAGCCGGTTACATATTTAAATTGGAACAATAA
- a CDS encoding HAMP domain-containing histidine kinase — protein sequence MQIRRRLTIQFILIVAIIMVFALMFIHFEFEEQVRDDFYSNLKSKAIMTADMIVGHEVLYNEKKNETNPNLSIYTENITIYNQDNKRIYSFNPGSEFLDAGKLSEIKSSGEYRFNREAFNALGLVYHDKSNNNYVVVAEAVFKSEHLNDLTKILMLVFILFIVLVAIGGWIFAGQALAPVNHIMNELEEILPTDMSHRLKIHNQNDELSRLVITFNNLLDRIQKAFVTQKLFLSNISHELKNPLSVIISQIEVSLQNERTPQQYKETLNSILDDTKNLNEVSNKLMQLARITADHTVVEFNEFRIDELVWQVKSQLVKAHPEYKIHFEIFNLPEDERNLVVNANEALIKTALVNLIENGCKFSPDYKIKVLMDCQLNQQIQIDIVDNGPGINEADLPYIFEPFYRSPQTSVIKGSGIGLSLVSSILKIHKIRMDVFPGVSGGTVFRLMFTPIAIQQTELTSKPIALQSKTQFELQYH from the coding sequence ATGCAAATTCGCCGAAGACTTACGATACAATTTATTTTGATCGTTGCAATTATTATGGTTTTTGCATTGATGTTTATTCATTTTGAGTTTGAGGAGCAGGTTCGGGATGACTTTTATAGCAATCTTAAATCTAAAGCCATCATGACAGCCGACATGATTGTTGGTCATGAAGTACTATATAATGAAAAAAAGAATGAAACCAATCCAAACTTATCAATTTACACTGAAAATATAACGATTTATAATCAGGATAATAAACGAATATATAGCTTCAATCCTGGTTCTGAATTTCTGGATGCTGGAAAATTGTCAGAGATTAAAAGTTCCGGTGAATACCGATTTAACAGAGAAGCTTTTAATGCGCTTGGTTTAGTATACCACGATAAGTCAAACAATAATTACGTAGTCGTTGCGGAGGCTGTGTTTAAATCTGAGCATCTCAATGATCTAACCAAAATATTAATGTTGGTTTTTATTTTGTTTATTGTATTAGTTGCTATCGGTGGTTGGATTTTCGCTGGTCAAGCTTTGGCTCCGGTAAACCACATTATGAATGAACTGGAGGAGATTCTTCCAACCGATATGAGTCATCGTTTAAAAATCCACAATCAAAACGATGAACTTTCGCGATTGGTAATCACCTTCAATAATTTATTAGACCGGATTCAAAAAGCTTTTGTTACACAAAAATTATTTTTATCCAACATATCACACGAACTTAAAAATCCATTGAGTGTGATCATTAGCCAAATTGAGGTGAGTTTGCAAAATGAACGCACTCCACAACAATACAAAGAAACACTTAATTCTATTTTAGACGATACAAAAAATTTAAATGAAGTTTCAAATAAACTCATGCAACTTGCAAGAATCACCGCTGACCATACAGTCGTTGAGTTTAATGAATTTCGCATAGATGAATTAGTATGGCAAGTGAAGTCACAACTTGTAAAAGCACATCCTGAATATAAGATTCATTTTGAAATTTTCAATTTACCAGAAGACGAACGCAATCTGGTTGTGAATGCCAATGAAGCATTAATTAAAACGGCACTCGTCAACTTGATTGAAAATGGATGCAAATTTAGTCCGGATTATAAAATTAAAGTATTGATGGATTGTCAACTGAATCAACAGATTCAAATTGATATCGTAGACAATGGACCAGGTATTAATGAAGCCGATCTTCCTTATATTTTTGAACCATTTTACCGGAGTCCACAAACATCTGTGATTAAAGGGTCCGGTATTGGATTGTCCCTGGTTTCATCTATATTAAAAATCCATAAAATTCGAATGGATGTATTTCCAGGAGTATCTGGTGGAACCGTTTTTAGATTGATGTTTACCCCAATAGCCATTCAACAAACTGAACTTACTTCAAAACCCATAGCGCTTCAGTCCAAAACTCAATTTGAATTGCAGTACCATTAA
- a CDS encoding vanadium-dependent haloperoxidase, translating into MILGVFTLVFISAIGWYACLDPIKTNSDKTTELIVDWYKFFLEADRYSEGYRSPNSARSFGFIGLAALESARPAFEGELNTTANIIPGYQALKFEGHEPFIVQAALNACYRRMFSKFYLTAPTEVYNHSETLFAKWDQYLLKHHSKSQIEGSKKFGDSVAISIFEYSSHDSFGHQSYLHIYDKQYSNLTGPGQWQVSEEFPMPPLLPFWGKVRPFIINLNEFLAKPLPEYSTLAGSEYYTGALEVLTISSPLSFENKWIAEFWSDDHPGLTFTPSSRWISIANQVICKELPPLEKTLETYLKLGIGLNDAAIACWNSKYYYNLERPETYIHKVFNKNWQPLFHTPNFPSYPSGHSIFGASACEVLTSLYGGNYEMVDHSHEGRDEFMGKPRKFHSFYEMAFENAYSRIALGVHYRMDCEEGLRLGFLVGKKASALQIFKQDFSSL; encoded by the coding sequence TTGATACTAGGAGTATTTACTTTGGTATTTATTAGTGCGATAGGTTGGTACGCCTGTTTGGATCCTATTAAAACAAATTCAGACAAAACAACAGAATTGATTGTTGATTGGTACAAATTTTTTCTGGAAGCAGATCGTTACTCAGAAGGATATCGAAGTCCAAATTCAGCCAGAAGCTTTGGGTTCATAGGACTTGCGGCTTTAGAAAGTGCAAGACCAGCATTTGAAGGAGAGCTTAACACAACCGCCAATATTATACCTGGCTATCAAGCGCTGAAATTTGAAGGGCATGAACCATTTATAGTTCAAGCTGCTTTAAATGCTTGTTATCGCAGGATGTTTTCGAAATTTTATTTAACCGCTCCAACAGAAGTTTACAATCATTCAGAAACACTGTTTGCTAAATGGGATCAATATTTATTAAAGCATCATTCCAAATCGCAAATAGAAGGTTCTAAAAAGTTTGGGGATTCAGTTGCTATTTCCATTTTTGAATACTCCTCACATGACAGCTTTGGTCACCAATCCTACTTACACATTTATGACAAACAGTATTCAAATTTAACCGGACCTGGGCAATGGCAAGTTTCTGAGGAATTCCCAATGCCACCCCTGCTTCCTTTCTGGGGAAAAGTCAGGCCGTTTATCATTAATCTGAATGAGTTTTTGGCTAAACCCCTACCGGAATATTCTACATTAGCTGGATCTGAATACTATACAGGAGCACTTGAAGTGTTGACAATTAGCTCTCCGCTTTCATTTGAAAATAAATGGATAGCTGAATTTTGGAGCGATGACCATCCCGGATTGACATTTACTCCAAGTTCCCGCTGGATTTCAATTGCCAATCAGGTCATTTGCAAAGAACTACCACCTTTGGAAAAAACCTTAGAAACCTATTTAAAACTGGGAATTGGATTAAATGATGCAGCGATTGCCTGTTGGAATTCAAAATATTACTACAACCTGGAGCGTCCAGAAACATATATCCATAAAGTTTTCAATAAAAATTGGCAACCATTATTTCACACGCCAAATTTTCCATCTTACCCATCGGGCCATTCTATTTTCGGGGCTAGCGCTTGTGAAGTCTTAACTTCATTGTATGGAGGAAATTATGAGATGGTTGATCATAGCCATGAAGGCCGAGATGAATTTATGGGGAAACCTCGTAAATTTCATTCATTTTACGAAATGGCCTTTGAAAATGCATATTCTAGAATAGCCCTTGGTGTCCATTATAGAATGGATTGTGAAGAAGGACTGCGTTTAGGCTTCCTGGTAGGAAAAAAAGCAAGTGCTCTTCAAATATTCAAACAAGATTTCTCTTCTTTGTAA